Proteins encoded within one genomic window of Sorex araneus isolate mSorAra2 chromosome 9, mSorAra2.pri, whole genome shotgun sequence:
- the RHBDD3 gene encoding rhomboid domain-containing protein 3: MKSAQWDACLQGVWHTTPRPPLNNFSSQAMHSRGPAGLLSPALPLASSVLMLLMSSLWLLGAGPSLALAPELLLNPWQVHRLLTHALGHTALPGLLLSLLLVPTLGWRQEHHLGTLRFLHASALLSLAAGLLAVLLAGLGVSSAAGGCGYMPVHLAMLAGQGTRPRRPHGALPPYLLPWLLLLLTPLLSSEPPFLQLLCGLVAGLAYAAGAFQWLELSEWRLQALQEGVVCKTLAGCWPLRLLPTPGTLAELPVTHPTRVRPQSPEPPSPSFRPHSGVSAPFPPGLRPVQPTWGDPSEGLAWAGSPLWATLDEQMLQEGIQASLLEAPPPGPESPFWLPKSSVSSLRLQQLEHMGFPTEQAVVALAATGRVEGAVSLLVGGQVGTEALVTEAKRGPARPEGPGPPSTDR; this comes from the exons CACACAACCCCAAGACCTCCCTTGAACAACTTCTCCAGCCAAGCTATGCACAGCAGAGGCCCCGCAGGCCTGCTGTCCCCGGCACTGCCCCTGGCATCCTCAGTCCTGATGCTGCTGATGAGTAGCctctggctgctgggagctggcCCTAGCCTCGCCCTAGCTCCAGAGCTGCTGCTGAACCCCTGGCAAG TTCACAGGCTGCTGACCCACGCCCTGGGTCACACGGCTCTCCCGGGACTGCTCCTGAGCCTGCTGCTCGTGCCCACGCTGGGCTGGCGGCAGGAGCACCACCTGGGCACGCTGCGCTTCCTGCACGCCTCTGCCCTGCTGTCCCTGGCCGCTGGGCTGCTGGCCGTGCTGCTGGCGGGCCTGGGGGTGTCCAGCGCAGCCGGGGGCTGCGGCTACATGCCTGTCCACCTGGCCATGCTAGCTGGGCAGGGCACCCGCCCTAGACGGCCGCACGGGGCTCTGCCCCCGTACCTGCTGCcctggctgctgctgctcctcacGCCGCTGCTCAGCTCGGAGCCACCCTTCCTGCAGCTCCTCTGTGGCCTCGTCGCCGGCCTGGCCT ACGCCGCTGGGGCCTTCCAGTGGCTGGAGCTCTCCGAGTGGCGGCTGCAGGCGCTGCAGGAGGGTGTCGTGTGCAAGACGCTGGCGGGCTGCTGGCCCCTCCGACTCCTTCCCACCCCTGGCACCCTGGCAGAGCTGCCGGTCACCCATCCCACCAGAGTGAG GCCTCAGTCCCCCGAACCACCTTCCCCGAGCTTCCGGCCCCACAGTGGAGTCTCAGCCCCGTTTCCTCCAGGGCTGCGGCCGGTGCAGCCCACCTGGGGGGACCCTTCGGAGGGCCTGGCCTGGGCGGGGAGTCCACTCTGGGCCACCCTGGATGAGCAGATGCTTCAGGAAGGGATCCAGGCCTCCCTGCTGGAAGCGCCACCCCCGGGGCCCGAGAGCCCGTTCTGGCTGCCCAAGTCATCTGTCTCCTCCCTGCG ACTGCAGCAGCTGGAGCACATGGGCTTCCCCACGGAGCAGGCTGTGGTGGCCCTGGCAGCCACCGGTCGCGTAGAGGGCGCCGTGTCACTGCTGGTCGGGGGGCAGGTGGGCACAGAGGCCCTGGTCACTGAAGCGAAGCGAGGGCCTGCCCGCCCCGAGGGCCCTGGGCCCCCTAGCACAGACAGGTGA